The DNA window GTTTTCATGTCCACAACTTTCCCACGTGTCAAACTTCGGATGTTTAAAGTTCTGCAGACATATTGAGCGACTAAAACAGATTTCTCTATATAATAACACGTTTTGTTACgacaaatatttaactttcatcTTGACCAAATGTCCTAAATTTTCGTTATAATGTGTGCAGCATGCTAGTAAACTGATCGCACTCAAGTATACGGAGCACGCAATACCTGGAACGAATTAAACCGCACAATACTGAAGCTATACTTATGAGCACATTATTTTAAGTCCCTCTATGGTCCCTTGTAAGTACACCGCTGCAATGAACATTATATCCAAGACAGTTTTTGTAACTAAATTTactaataattagtatttttatgttcCGAAAGTGAAACACATTCTGTTATttctttcattaacagtattggtcaGAATGTTTGATATATCATTGTCTAGTTTATTATTTCTGAATGTTATTATCAATTCGTATTATAGAGATTATTTTACATTGACATATTAGTATCTGGATTTAGAATGTACCTAAACTGATGGAGCATTATagtaagtatatttaattagctatgtttatttcactttttgtttAAGTAGCTAGCTTTCTCCAactgaaagttaattttaattttatgggTGATACGAAAAGTACATCTCCCAACGGTCTAGTCTCCACGTGTTTGATGTTAATGTGGAGATATTGGGATTATCTCGATGGCCAGAATGTGTTTCTGTCACTTTGATTGGGTGTTTTCTACCTTCAAGGTTcaataagaaatgtttaaatattatttagacATCGTGATGTTTTTTCATACCTAACAAACGACttggatttaaatatttttattctttacctattacaatgtattgttatacaatatgAATAATTATAGTGTGTAATGCGCGGAATGCTTAACATGCAGTAATGCAGAGATACGTGGCAGTAAATGTGAGTCTCCATGGGATACAAATAATTAGATATAACACTCCAAATCCAAATAATTGTGTGTATACATTTATTGAAGTAAGTCAATATAcgtacaataatatatatatatatgtgatttaTCCATAATCTTTCCAGCAAAGCCTCAagctaagaaaatatatttattaaactgaacATGATTCTTAGCTCAAAATAATTAATGACCTGGAAGATAAATGGGTTCTTCAGCGCTTCCAGAATTTAAAGGTGCAATTCTAGGAAAGAGAAAAAGGAATACCAGAAACATTCTATAAAATAAGACTGcaaagtaaaacacaacaaacttaTAAGATCCAGacatagtataaatatttaactgagGAATGTTACACACGATTAAGACAATATCATGTAACACGTTTAAAGTAAAAATCTGTTTCTTTTTTCCTTTCACTAAGTGATctggtttaaattatatttaaaagaaaattactagTTTCTGTCTCAATTAAGTAAATCctatgtttcattattaccagtgaaaatctttttaaaaatatgattttacattttgttatttataagaGCCCTCTGATGGCTAAGTGGAAAAGTTTTGAGTCATCCTAAGTTTTGCGGCTGAAGATAATGGACATACTTCCTACATATAAAATCAATTTCCTGGATACCTTTTACATAAAGTAATACAGAAATACTGACTTAGGCAGCATATGCTATACTCCacttttttaaaatgtgtttatatctCCAAATAATAGAgctttaaaatgtagaaaaaaaaatcctagcAACAGTCTGTATTAAGACAACACTACAAAAGTAGAACatctcaaattaaaaatatttattttgttgtgggACCtgattaaagaaagaaagaaaaacgttatTTCTACAATGTGCCACAGTTATATTAATGTACGGCCAtcctgtatattaaaatattttgttcacggTATCACAAAGAAATCAAACTAACATCATTTACAAGTGGTTGCAACACCCCTgaaattaatagtaaataatatatcataattataaaaacaaaaaaggtatatATAGAGAAAGAGACTCTTAAACAAGGTGGCGCACAGTACAAAGATACAAAGAAGATCTCTTTCGTGTATTGTCTTAAACAATAAAGAACACAAGTATagaaataatgtttgttgttgCGTTTTACAGGGTAAAGGTACAGAACGAACTAGCTGCGCTCTATCCACCGCAGGGCATCtagccccagattttagcgttttcACTACAGAGACCTTCCGTTGACCCACCAGAAGgcaagtgtaaaaaaataaaccaaacaccTTACATAATGGCAATAGAAACGGAGCACTAGGTCAATAATTATACTGGGAAAGAACAGGAAAACGTTACTgcagaattgaaaaagaaataaaatagcaCGAGCTATCCAACTTTCGGATATCTTTCATTAACTATTCACgtaatttaatatcattacaaaatacataattttatctttcattaaCTGTTCACgtaatttaatatcattacaaaatacaccGTTTTATCTTTCATTAACTATTCACgtaatttaatatcattacaaaatacaccGTTTTATCTTTCATTAACTGTTCACgtaatttaatatcattacaaaatacaccGTTTTATCTCTCATTAACTGTTCACgtaatttaatatcattacaaaatacataattttatctttcattaaCTATTCACgtaatttaatatcattacaaaatacataattttatcttttattaactGTTCACgtaatttaatatcattacaaaatacaccGTTTTATCTTTCATTAACTGTTCACgtaatttaatatcattacaaaATGCACCATTTTATCTTTCAATAACTGTTCACGTAAGttaatatcattacaaaatacataattttatctttcattaaCTGTTCACgtaatttaatatcattacaaaatacaccGTTTTATCTTTCATTAACTGTTCACgtaatttaatatcattacaaaatacaccGTTTTATCTCTCATTAACTGTTCACgtaatttaatatcattacaaaatacataattttatctttcattaaCTATTCACgtaatttaatatcattacaaaatacataattttatcttttattaactGTTCACgtaatttaatatcattacaaaatacaccATTTTATCTTTCAATAACTGTTCACGTAAGttaatatcattacaaaatacataattttatctttcattaaCTGTTCACgtaatttaatatcattacaaaatacaccATTTTATCTTTCAATAACTGTTCacgtaatttaatataatttcaaaatgcaTCATTTTATCTTTGGttaatttaatatcataaaataaaaacacttactgAGTGGGTTCAGTAGTTCCATTTGAACAgcattgttgtaaaaaaaaacagcagaCAAGGTTTATTAAAGGGTTAGAGCAGCGATTACATCCCAGTGCTGACGTGAGGTTGGTTAGTAAGATAAGAATCAGTGAGACGGTTGTGATGAAAATAGCCCGAGTTTGTTTCATTTTCCACTTGATTTCTAAAATatctattgaaataaaacaaaaatagatattatttatcatattaacGTAtgctgttttgttattataataagttTATACACCGGAGAGATaagtcaaaaattaaataacaaatgattAAGTTATGTGCttacaaggttttatttttaatatcaattatcaatattaaaatatgtaaaaatctgGTTTGTAGGTGACCTGGATTACAAACCAAAAGCCTAAGCTAATTAAACTATGGCAGAAAACAAAATCCTGGTTGCGTAGAGACTCACATCTGAATCCCTATGAACGTGATGGCTTTGTTATTGTCTTtctaaaaattacagaaaactcACAATATTTATAGCTTTTATTGGTAGTGACATACAT is part of the Tachypleus tridentatus isolate NWPU-2018 chromosome 4, ASM421037v1, whole genome shotgun sequence genome and encodes:
- the LOC143248504 gene encoding uncharacterized protein LOC143248504; translated protein: MKITMPCLYVKFESYGLHGTHETPAQERSYYDQQAIHIKGYSRSLLLAVFPEPERDILEIKWKMKQTRAIFITTVSLILILLTNLTSALGCNRCSNPLINLVCCFFLQQCCSNGTTEPTQIAPLNSGSAEEPIYLPGH